GAATCTCTCAATACTTCCAAGTACGGTACGATGTACCATTACAGGTCTATGTTTTTCTCCATCTGAGCCTACATAAGTCAAATCAAATCTCTCAGGCAATTGAAAATCTAATTGTATCGTACCGCATTGCCATGTTCTTCCTAGAGAGTCCTCTAAGTGGAAGTCGATTTTAGGACCATAGAAAGCCCCATCTCCTTCATTTACTTGATACTCTTTTCCCAAAAATTCTAAAGCCTCTCTAAGAACATCTGTAGCTCTATCCCACTGTTCTTGAGACCCAATAGATTTTTCGGGCCTTGTAGATAATTCTATATGATAGTTAAAGCCAAAGACATTGTATATATAATCTGTCAACTCAATTACTCCAACCAGCTCATCTTTCATCTGCTCAGGAGTCATATAAATATGAGCATCATCTTGGGTAAAGTTACGAACTCTCATAAGCCCATGTAATGCACCTGATAGCTCGTGACGATGAACAGATCCTAGTTCACCCATTCTCACAGGAAGATCTCTGTAAGAATGCATATGATTTTCATAAATCATCATAGAGCCAGGACAGTTCATAGGCTTAATAGCGAATTGCTTTTCGTCTATTTCTGTTGTATACATGTTTTCACTGTAATTGTCCCAGTGTCCCGACTTCTTCCAAAGCTCTACATCTAATATGGTTGGCGTTTTGATTTCGCTATAACCTCTTTTTGTATGCTCTTCTCTCCAGAAGTTTTCTAATTGATTTCGTAGAACCATACCCTTTGGATGAAAAAATGGAAATCCAGGGCCTTCTTCATGTAAAGAGAACAAGTCCAGTTCTTTTCCTAATTTTCTGTGGTCTCTCTTCTTTGCCTCTTCTATTTTCTCTACGTATTCCTCTACTTGACTCTTCTTCGGGAATGAAATCCCATAAATTCTTTGGAGCATTTTGTTCTTTTCGTCCCCTCGCCAATAAGCTCCAGCTATACTCAATAGCTTATAGGCTTTTACACTACCTGTATTCATCAAATGGGGTCCTGCACAAAGATCTATAAAATCTCCTTGTGAATAAAAGCTTATAATAGCGTCTTCTGGCAAGTTTTCAATAAGCTCTACCTTGTAATCTTCTCCCATAGCGATCATTTTTTCTAGAGCTTCTTTTCTCGGTAAAGTAAATCTTACGATTTCATTTTTTTCTTTGATGATTTTTTTCATTTCTGCTTCAATCTTCTCTAAATCTTCTGGTGTAAATGTTTTTTCTACATCAAAATCATAATAAAAACCATTGTCAATAGCTGGTCCTATTGCTAGCTTTGCCTTTGGAAATAACCTTTTGACAGCTTGCGCCATAATGTGAGTACTAGTATGCCAGTATGCGTGCTTTCCTCCCTCACTATCAAAAGTCAAAATATTTAATTGTGAATCTTCTGTAATTTCTGTTCGTAAGTCTACTAATTCACCATTTAATTCGCCAGCACAAGCCACTCTTGCTAAACCGTCGCTTAAGCTTTTAGCCACTTCGTAAATAGTAATATTATCTTTGTATTCATGAACAATGCCATCTTTTAATGTAACTTTTATCATATTGATCCTCCTGTGTTTGTTTAAATTATCGTATTTTCGCATAAAAAAATCCTTCGCTTGTTATTGCAAAGGACGAAAAAATTCCGCGGTTCCACCTTAATTGATATAAATCCACTTTCATACATGATAACGGTATGTACCGATAAGACTTACTTATTTCAGCCCATGACTCCAAGGTGGTATTCAGATAGCCTAATTAAGAAATACTTCCAGCAAATGTATCTCCTCTCTTGTAACCGGTCTAACCTACTCGTCCTCTTCACAGTCTTTCTTTCATTTTATATAAAAATATAATACTTTTATCTCAAAATGTCAACTCTATGATGAATAATTTTATATCTTTACTGATGAAATCAAAGCCTCCCTGCCACATTGTAATATATAGCTGGCGGACATAGTCGTCCACCACTACACACTTTAATAGCTAGATGTAAGTCTATACCACCAGCGGTGGTGTCATGGTTTTGCTTACCACCTTACCACCTGACCACCTGACCACCTAGAATCACCACCTTAAAGCGTTTCCACATTAGACGGTATCTTATAAATCACGTCTTTTCTCTCCACAATAAATTCTGCCTTATCCATAAGTTCTTGATCCTTTTGAACTCTATCAACAAGTTTTTTTATAGGGTTAATCAGCACTGGATGCCCTACGATTTTCAACATATCATAATCGCCATTGGTGTCACCATAAGAATAACTCTTTTCTAAATCAATATTGTATTTACGGACAAATTCATCTATGGCTACCATTTTGCTCTCCGATTCCCACATAGGAATGAGCTCACCAGTAAATTTATTTTCTTCATCTACTAAGTACTCT
The DNA window shown above is from Alkalibaculum bacchi and carries:
- the thrS gene encoding threonine--tRNA ligase yields the protein MIKVTLKDGIVHEYKDNITIYEVAKSLSDGLARVACAGELNGELVDLRTEITEDSQLNILTFDSEGGKHAYWHTSTHIMAQAVKRLFPKAKLAIGPAIDNGFYYDFDVEKTFTPEDLEKIEAEMKKIIKEKNEIVRFTLPRKEALEKMIAMGEDYKVELIENLPEDAIISFYSQGDFIDLCAGPHLMNTGSVKAYKLLSIAGAYWRGDEKNKMLQRIYGISFPKKSQVEEYVEKIEEAKKRDHRKLGKELDLFSLHEEGPGFPFFHPKGMVLRNQLENFWREEHTKRGYSEIKTPTILDVELWKKSGHWDNYSENMYTTEIDEKQFAIKPMNCPGSMMIYENHMHSYRDLPVRMGELGSVHRHELSGALHGLMRVRNFTQDDAHIYMTPEQMKDELVGVIELTDYIYNVFGFNYHIELSTRPEKSIGSQEQWDRATDVLREALEFLGKEYQVNEGDGAFYGPKIDFHLEDSLGRTWQCGTIQLDFQLPERFDLTYVGSDGEKHRPVMVHRTVLGSIERFIGILVEHFAGAFPLWLTPQQVIILPIAPIHHEYCDKIKKLYRDNGIRVDVDFRDEKIGYKIREAQLQKTPYMLVVGDKEVENNTVSVRSRKDGDQGSKDYNEFLNEILEEINTKQI